In a genomic window of Molothrus ater isolate BHLD 08-10-18 breed brown headed cowbird chromosome 17, BPBGC_Mater_1.1, whole genome shotgun sequence:
- the LOC118694546 gene encoding 1,25-dihydroxyvitamin D(3) 24-hydroxylase, mitochondrial, with the protein MGGCSILLLLLARRRLRARTCGRAASSLSALRPAETLPGPPSWPLMGSLPDVLWKGGLKRQHETLAQYHRRFGKIFRMKLGAFDSVHIAAPCLLEALYRRESACPQRLEIKPWKAYRDYRDEAYGLLILEGKDWQRVRSAFQKKLMKPREVVKLDTAINEVLEDFMYRIDEICDHNGQMEDVYSEFNKWSFESICLVLYGKRFGLLQQDVEEESLNFIKAVKTMMATFGMMMVTPVELHKGLNTKVWQAHTKAWDDIFKTAKHSIDSRLQRHSADPQGDFLCDIYSGGQLSRKELYAAIAELQIAGVETTANSLLWALYNLSRNPHVQQKLFQEIQRVLAPQQSPSAESLRNMPYLKACLKESMRLTPSVPFTTRTIDTEMVLGNYMLPKGTVLMINSHALGCSEDYFRGWAEFRPERWLHRGSIHPFSHVPFGMGRRMCVGRRLAELQLHLALCWLIRRYRVLATDLAPLETLHSGILVPGRALPIALQPRAGCKK; encoded by the exons ATGGGCGgctgcagcatcctcctcctcctcctggcccGCCGGCGGCTCCGTGCACGCACCTGCGGCCGCGCCGCGTCCTCGCTGAGCGCGCTGCGGCCGGCGGAGACGCTGCCCGGGCCGCCCAGCTGGCCGCTGATGGGCAGCCTGCCCGACGTGCTCTGGAAGGGGGGGCTCAAGAGGCAGCACGAGACCCTG GCTCAGTACCACCGGCGCTTCGGGAAGATTTTCCGCATGAAGCTGGGCGCCTTCGACTCGGTGCACATCGCGGCGCCCTGCCTGCTGGAGGCTCTGTACCGCCGCGAGAGCGCCTGCCCCCAGCGCCTCGAGATCAAGCCCTGGAAAGCCTATCGCGACTATCGCGACGAAGCCTACGGGCTGCTCATCCT ggagggaaaggactGGCAGAGGGTCAGAAGTGCCTTTCAGAAGAAACTGATGAAGCCCCGGGAGGTGGTGAAACTGGACACGGCCATCAATGAG GTCCTGGAGGACTTTATGTACAGAATAGATGAGATTTGTGATCACAATGGCCAGATGGAAGACGTCTATTCAGAATTCAACAAATGGTCTTTTGAAA GTATCTGTCTGGTGCTGTATGGAAAGAGGTTtggcctcctgcagcaggacgTAGAAGAAGAAAGTCTGAACTTCATCAAGGCTGTAAAAACG ATGATGGCCACGTTTGGGATGATGATGGTGACCCCTGTGGAGCTGCACAAGGGGCTCAACACCAAAGTCTGGCAAGCTCACACCAAAGCATGGGATGATATATTTAAAACAG CCAAGCACTCCATCGACAGCCGGCTGCAGAGGCACTCTGCCGACCCGCAGGGGGATTTCCTGTGTGACATCTACTCGGGGGGACAGCTGTCCAGGAAGGAGCTGTACGCTGCCATCGCGGAGCTGCAGATCGCCGGCGTCGAGACG ACAGCCAACAGTTTGCTTTGGGCTCTGTACAACCTCTCCCGCAATCCACATGTCCAGCAGAAGCTTTTCCAGGAAATCCAGAGGGTTTTGGCTCCTCAGCAGAGCCCGAGTGCTGAGAGCCTGAGGAACATGCCCTACCTAAAAGCCTGTCTGAAAGAATCCATGAG ATTAACCCCATCAGTGCCTTTCACCACCCGCACCATCGACACAGAAATGGTTCTGGGAAATTACATGCTGCCCAAAGGG ACGGTGCTGATGATCAACAGCCAcgccctgggctgcagtgagGACTATttcaggggctgggcagagttcAGGCCCGAGCGCTGGCTGCACAGGGGCTCCATCCACCCCTTCTCCCACGTGCCCTTCGGCATGGGCAGGAGGATGTGCGTGGGGCGCCGCCTGGCcgagctgcagctgcacctggCCCTCTGCTGG ctgatCCGCAGGTACCGCGTGCTGGCCACGGACCTGGCGCCGCTGGAGACGCTGCACTCGGGGATCCTCgtccctggcagggccctgcccaTCGCCCTCCAGCCACGAGCAG GTTGCAAGAAATAa
- the PFDN4 gene encoding prefoldin subunit 4, translating to MAATMKKAAAEDVNVTFEDQQKINKFARNTSRITELKEEIEVKKKQLQNLEDACDDIMLLDDADSHLIPYQIGDVFISHSLEETQEMLEEAKRSLQEEIEALESRVESIQSVLSDLKVQLYAKFGNNINLEAEDS from the exons ATGGCTGCCACCATGAAGAAGGCG GCTGCAGAAGATGTCAATGTCACCTTTGAAGATCAACAGAAAATTAACAAGTTTGCAAGAAACACCAGCAGGATCACAgagctgaaagaagaaatagaagtGAAAAAG aagcagctgcagaaccTGGAGGATGCCTGTGATGACATCATGCTGCTGGATGATGCTGACTCCCACCTGATTCCCTACCAGATTGGGGATGTCTTCATCAGTCACTCCCTGGAGGAGACTcaggagatgctggaggagGCCAAG aggAGTTTGCAGGAGGAAATCGAAGCGCTGGAATCCCGAGTGGAGTCCATCCAGAGCGTGTTGTCTGACCTCAAAGTGCAGCTCTATGCAAAGTTTGGAAATAACATAAACCTGGAGGCTGAGGACAGTTAA